From the Chryseobacterium fluminis genome, the window AAAGGCGATGGATGAGATGGAAACTATTGAAGAGCTGGGTGAGTTTCTTAAACGTAAGGTCTATATGATGAAGTCCTACTATGAAAAAAGAAAATCTCTTGCCCAGGCGATTAACCTTCAGAATCTTTCTTTAAAATTTCCCTTGCTCAAAGAAGAAAATATCGTTCAGAACATCATTGATGAAACACCCAAAGAAGATATCCTTAAGGACATCAGCAAACTGAAAGGCACCGATAAGATGTTTTTCAGCAACGGGAACTATGAAGTATACTTTACAGCATACGAAGAAATCCCTTCTATTATGCGGGAAATCGGCCGCCAGAGGGAGCTTACATTCCGCGCGGTAGGTGAAGGGAGCAATCTTCCTTTTGATCTGGATGAATATGATAAACATTATCACCATCTTTTCCTTTGGGATAATGCCGAGGAAAAACTGGTGGGAGCTTACCGAATGGCTTTAGGTAAAGAAGTCATGAAAAGATCCGGCATTAAAGGCTTTTATACGAGTTCTTTATTTGAATTTGAGCAGGATATCCACCCTTTCTTTAAAAAAGTGATTGAAATGGGCCGAGCTTATATCTGCCAGGAATACCAGCAGAAACCCCTTCCCCTTTTTCTTTTATGGAGAGGAATTGTACATGTCTGCCTGAGAAATCCCGATCATAAGTTCCTCATGGGAGGCGTAAGCATATCCAATAAATTCTCTGAGTTCTCAAAATCTCTGATGATTGAGTTTATGCGCTCAAATTACTATGATTCTGCGGTAGCACAATATATTACCCCAAGAAACGAATACAAAGTAAAGCTTCGCGACCGGGATAAACATCTGTTTTTTGAAGAGATGGAATCTGATCTGAATAAGCTGGATAAAATTATTGACGACCTTGAACCTGAGCTGAGACTGCCTGTTTTAATTAAAAAATACATCAAGCAGAACGCAAAAGTGATTGCTTTCAATGTTGATCCTAATTTTAATGATGCGATTGACGGGTTAATGTATATCAGAATCAGTGATCTTCCCGAAAGTACGATTAAACCTGTATTAGAGGAAATGAGTGACCAGATCCGCAAGGAACAGGAAAATAATCAGACTGAGAATCAATAGGTTTTTAAGATTTGTTAAAAAAAGTATTGTTAATACTTGCTTCATATATTAAAACTTAGTACTTTTGCATCACTTTAAAACAACGAAGTAACAAGAATGGTTTCTTAGCTCAGTTGGTAGAGCAATGGATTGAAAATCCATGTGTCCCTGGTTCGATTCCTGGAGAAACCACTTAAAAAACCACCTGTAAAAAGGTGGTTTTATTTTCAAAGTTTTAAATAAACCGGTGAAGAATGATTATCATGATCATTTTTGCACCACTTCAAAAAAAGAAGTAAATATTAAATGGTTTCTTAGCTCAGTTGGTAGAGCAATGGATTGAAAATCCATGTGTCCCTGGTTCGATTCCTGGAGAAACCACCAAAACCACCTTTATCGAGGTGGTTTTTTTATTACATAATTTCTTTATGCTCTTATTAGGGATCAGTTTCAAAAGTGCGGGAGAAAATGGATCAGTATAAAAAGTTGGGGAGAAAAATTAATAATTGTAATTTTACGAGATGTCATCTGAGAAAGAATTATTAAATTACTGGTACCGGACTATCTGGTTGACTATCTGACACATCAGTTTCAAAGCCAGATGCATCTTAAAATCAGCTTTTAAATATTCTTGGCAAGACTGATTATTGAACAGTTTATATGTTAAAGCTTCGTTAAACTTATGAAGACCGATCTATTTACCATACTAATACCCTTACAAATTACGTTGAAAATAAGTATATTCGCCTTTCTAATTTTAGTATAAAAATGAAGAAGATTTTCTCCGGATTATTTTTAATTTCCTCTATCATAACATTTGCGCAGGAAGCGATCCAGTTTCAGGATATTCCTTTTAAGGATCTTATTACAAAGGCAAAAAAAGAGAACAAAATTGTTTTTATCGATGCCTATGCTTCATGGTGCGGTCCCTGTAAAATGATGGAGAAAAACATATTTACCCAAAAAGCTGTCGGTGATTATTATAATGCCAATTTTGTCAACGCCAGAATTGATATGGAAAAAGGGGAAGGAAGAGAAATCGCGGCAAAATATGGTGTCCGGTCCTACCCTACTTATCTATTTTTGAATGGTGATGGTGAACTGGTTTCTCAAAACTTCGGCTATATGGAAGAAGCTTCTTTTATATCCATGGCTAAAGAAATCAATTCTCCTAACAATAAAAAGGGCTCTCTTAAAGAGCGTTTCGCTAAGGGAGAAAAAGATCCTGAATTCCTCATCAACATCATGAAATTGAATTCTGCTTCTGATTTTAACTTTGCAAAAACAGCTTCCGAAAGGTATTTTCAAAATAAAAAAGCTACAGAGGAGCTTTCGAAAGAAGACATCGGATTTCTGCTGTTTTTTCTGAAATCTGCTGATGATCCGAACTACAAAGTTTTTACCGAAAAGAAAGCGGACATTATCAGGTATCTGCCTGAGGAAACTTATAACGAATTTGATAATCAGATCAAACTTTCAAAAGTAGTGGAACAGTCTATCGATGACAAAAACAAAAGGATCAATGAAGACTATTTCATGAAAACAGCAGAGCCTCTGGTAGGAAAATACCATGCGCAGCTTAAATTAAACCAGACAAAACTAAGCTACTACGAACAGAACGCAAATTTTGCCGAGTATGAAAAAGCAGCACTGGAGTATTATAAAAATTCCGAATCTTTCGAACCTAATGAATTGCTGAAAGCAGCATGGATATTTTCTGAGCATGTAAAAACGCCTTCCTCTCTGAAAAAAGCTGCTGAGTGGGCAGAAAAATCAGTGATGAGAACGGAAACCTCTGAAAACACCTACATTCTTGCAAAGCTTTATTATCTTAACGGAAATAAAGAGATGGCAAAAACGTATGCAGAAATGTCCCGGGATATGGCTAAACAGGCTAATAAGGACTCTGCTTTGGCAGAAGAATTGTTAAAGCAAATCAAATAAATACTAATGTTGAAGAAAAAATTGTACGCAGGTTTCTTTTGTATATTTTTACTGGGAACAATCGGTGCACAGGAGAAGACGGACGAAACAGGCGTTTATGTAAAGGGGAATGCATTGCTTATTCCGATAGGAATTGTTAATGTGGGGCTGGAGCACCAGCTGAGTAAGAAATTTACGGTACAGGGGGATGTTCTCATCTCTCCATGGAAATCTTTTGCCGGACACGAATTGCAGTATTATTCTTTATCTCTGGAAGGAAGATATTATTTTGACGAAGCCTTCAAACACTGGTACATTGGTGCCAGTATCGCAGGATCGCGCTTCATCGCTCAAAAATGGAATTACTGGAAAGATGGTATTATGACGGATGAAGATACCGGAATTACGTATAACAGATCTGATCTGTATCAAAATGGATATTCAATAATATTCGGTATTACAGGAGGGTACCAGTTCAGG encodes:
- a CDS encoding DUF3575 domain-containing protein, with protein sequence MLKKKLYAGFFCIFLLGTIGAQEKTDETGVYVKGNALLIPIGIVNVGLEHQLSKKFTVQGDVLISPWKSFAGHELQYYSLSLEGRYYFDEAFKHWYIGASIAGSRFIAQKWNYWKDGIMTDEDTGITYNRSDLYQNGYSIIFGITGGYQFRVSDRLNIDLYASIGSSQDFYKGYDRTTGKRYDHADGYNKSGEILPYRGGVMISYKLK
- a CDS encoding thioredoxin fold domain-containing protein; translation: MKKIFSGLFLISSIITFAQEAIQFQDIPFKDLITKAKKENKIVFIDAYASWCGPCKMMEKNIFTQKAVGDYYNANFVNARIDMEKGEGREIAAKYGVRSYPTYLFLNGDGELVSQNFGYMEEASFISMAKEINSPNNKKGSLKERFAKGEKDPEFLINIMKLNSASDFNFAKTASERYFQNKKATEELSKEDIGFLLFFLKSADDPNYKVFTEKKADIIRYLPEETYNEFDNQIKLSKVVEQSIDDKNKRINEDYFMKTAEPLVGKYHAQLKLNQTKLSYYEQNANFAEYEKAALEYYKNSESFEPNELLKAAWIFSEHVKTPSSLKKAAEWAEKSVMRTETSENTYILAKLYYLNGNKEMAKTYAEMSRDMAKQANKDSALAEELLKQIK
- a CDS encoding lysophospholipid acyltransferase family protein, with product MSLISKNDLIQASGLSKIGFLKNPVASAVMSVAKINKVNKLYDKLKDKEGKDFFDSFVRERNLSYIAFEEDLAKIPKTGPFILVSNHPLGAIDGILMCKVLSEVRPDFKVMGNFLLEKIKPMEPYVISVNPFENRKGAYSSSSGMRETLKHLQNGGCVGIFPAGEVSNKNNPYGEILDKEWEKPALKLIKMAKVPVVPMYFHAKNSRLFYQVSKVHPNLQTLMLPAEMMNDREKPIRIRIGKPIAVKAMDEMETIEELGEFLKRKVYMMKSYYEKRKSLAQAINLQNLSLKFPLLKEENIVQNIIDETPKEDILKDISKLKGTDKMFFSNGNYEVYFTAYEEIPSIMREIGRQRELTFRAVGEGSNLPFDLDEYDKHYHHLFLWDNAEEKLVGAYRMALGKEVMKRSGIKGFYTSSLFEFEQDIHPFFKKVIEMGRAYICQEYQQKPLPLFLLWRGIVHVCLRNPDHKFLMGGVSISNKFSEFSKSLMIEFMRSNYYDSAVAQYITPRNEYKVKLRDRDKHLFFEEMESDLNKLDKIIDDLEPELRLPVLIKKYIKQNAKVIAFNVDPNFNDAIDGLMYIRISDLPESTIKPVLEEMSDQIRKEQENNQTENQ